A stretch of DNA from Micromonospora peucetia:
AAGGCGCTGGCCAGGGCATCCGCGCTCGGTACAAGCAGCCCGCCGCCGGCCGCCGCCGGCTCGCGGTCGGCAACCGCGCTTCCAATGCCGCCTTTCGATCGGTGCGACGCCTCCGGGGACGCTGCTCCGCGATTCTCGTCGGTCTTTTGGCGGACCCTGCGTCACAGCACAGCCCGCCCACGACAGGTCGGCGATAGCGTCCACGCCGCTCTCCACCTCACCCACTTCAAATGCCGCTAGCTACCGCAATCCTGCTGGGATCAAGCCATTTGAAAGGAACAAGCGTGTTGTCGACCACGAAAATTCTGGAGCAGGATCTACTCAAGGTCCGGGGTCTGGTGGAATCATTGGCCGCGCAAAGGCGTAGCCAGACGGCGAACGATTCACCCGTCACCCAGCTCTCCATAAGCCGAGAAGCCCTCGGCGAAGCGGCCGAGAACCTCATGTCCCAGGCTTCGGAATCCCTCTGTCTGATAATCGGCGAACGCTCCGAGACGACCACCGTCGTCGTTGCCGCCTGTCGGCGGATCGCCCCGATGCTGGCCGCAGACGTCACAGTGCGGATGCTCGTCCCGCCGGTCACCGGGACCCGGTGCGCGCTCAACGCACTGTTTCCGGAAGAGGCCGAGATGCGGCTCGCCGCGCTCCCGGGGCTCACCGCGGTCGTCTCCGACACGCGGTCGACACTGGTGTCGAACGCCCCAGGGGACCCGGCACTCATACGCAGCACGTCTGTGGCGACGAATCTGCGCGCGCTCTTCGACACCATCTGGCCGACCGCGGCGGCAACGGACCCGCATCTGCGCTTCAGGGAACATTCCCAGGCCGAGGAATTGCGCCGCGTCCTCGACTGTCTCCAGGAAGGGCTCATCGACGACTTCGCGGCCCGCAAGCTCTCCATGTCCGTGCGCACCTACCGGCGCTACGTCGCCTACGTCATGGCACTGCTGGGCACCAACTCCCGCTTCCAGACCGGTGCCCGGGCGATCGAGACGGGCCTGCTGCCACGGCGGTCGATGCGCGTAGCGGACAGGCCTGTCCCGGCGGACATCGTCAACCGCATATCTTGAACGTGCAGCACTTGACGCTGGCACCGCCCTCCCGAGCAGAGGAGGAGGCCGGCGGCCAAGGGCTGCTGCGTGCCTCAGTCGATGGCGAGACCGACAATGCAATGAGGAATGTACGGTGTCTTCAGGCTGTTTCGTCGGGGCCAACCTCCACTCACCGCACCGATAACGCGAATGCCATCACGCGAATGGAGGGACACCCCGACCGTCAGCGGGCTGCGATCCGAGCTTCGACTTCGGTGAGTACCTTCGGCGTGAAGATCCGCAGGAAGGGAACGATAACCACCGTTGTGGCCACGGCGAAGAGGCCGAACGTCACCCGATACCCCAGCCACTGAGCGAGCGCTCCCGACGCTGCGGCACCGACCGGGATGGAGCCCCAGGAGAAGAGCCGGGCGGCGGCGCTGTAGCGGCCCATCAGCTCGGCACCCACCATGGTCTGACTGATGCTGCGGGAGTTGACCACCCACAGGGTGCCCCCCATGCCACCGAGGAACGCGGCTGCTCCAATCGCCCAGACGTTCCTGGTCAATGCCGGGACAGCGACCATGGAAGCGGAGAAGAAGATGTTTCCGAACATGACCCACCGCCGGCCGAAAAGCCGGTTGGCGAGGCCGACGCTCATCGTGCCCACGACACCGCCGACGCCCAACGCCCCCACGAGCATGCCGTAACGGTCCGCGCTCAGGCCCAACTCCTTCGTCGCGATCAGCGGCATGAGGGCGAACCAGGCGGACCAGCAGGTGACGAGCCCGGTGACCGTCAGCGAGAGCATCCGCAGCAGCCGTTGGTTCCACAGGAATCGCAGGCCTTCGCCGATCTGCTGATGGACCGTCAGCCTTGGCTGACCAGACTGCCGTTCAATCCGGAACCGGCCCACCAGGAAGGGCAGGATGAGGATGGCCAACGCGTATCCGGCGATGGTCGCGCCGAACGCGATCGAAGCACTCGCGGCGACGAGGATGCCGCCCACGAAGGGCCCGGCGAACTCGTTGCACAGCGTCTCCGCCCCTGTCACCCAGGTGTTGGCGCGCTCGCGACCGGCTGGTGCCACGGCGGCCGGGACCAGCGCTGCGGCGGATGTCAGTGCTATCACCTCCGCGACACCGAGGATCAGCCCGCCTCCGTAGAGCATGGGAAGGCTGACCACGTCAGTCGCCACGGCAGTGAAGAGACTGAGCACCACGGTCATGCGCATGGTGTTGGCCAGCCACAGGAGCTTGCGGCGATCAGACCGGTCGACCAGCACGCCCACGTGCATCGCGACCAGCAGCCACGGCAGGGTCAGGGTGAGCAGCACACCCGAGACCAGAGCGGGTGAGTCGGTCAATGATGTGGCGACGAGAGGAAACGCCACCTTGGTCACGCCGTCGGTCAGGTTGGTCACGGCGGTGAACGACACCAGCACCCAGGTGTTGCGCGTGCTGGGGTCCGCCGGGGGCGACTGTAGGGACAGATCCGGCGACGTGGTGCTGGACACTGCACGGTCTGCCATAGGATCTCCCGATTCTGATTGGCCCGTAGCCGAGGCACCAGTGCGCCATCAGGTGAGTCCTGAACAAGTGACCCTCCCGATTGATCAAGCGTCAACACCTGGGCGAGTTTAGCGAGTTGGCGACCCGACGCAACGCGTCGAACAACCGCGCATGCAGGGCAGAGGTAATGGAAGGCGCTGAATTTCGCGGGTGCGCAAGCGCCCGACAGCGGCAGCGAATCGACGGCACATTGAGGGAACACCGCCCCCGGCAA
This window harbors:
- a CDS encoding MFS transporter — encoded protein: MSSTTSPDLSLQSPPADPSTRNTWVLVSFTAVTNLTDGVTKVAFPLVATSLTDSPALVSGVLLTLTLPWLLVAMHVGVLVDRSDRRKLLWLANTMRMTVVLSLFTAVATDVVSLPMLYGGGLILGVAEVIALTSAAALVPAAVAPAGRERANTWVTGAETLCNEFAGPFVGGILVAASASIAFGATIAGYALAILILPFLVGRFRIERQSGQPRLTVHQQIGEGLRFLWNQRLLRMLSLTVTGLVTCWSAWFALMPLIATKELGLSADRYGMLVGALGVGGVVGTMSVGLANRLFGRRWVMFGNIFFSASMVAVPALTRNVWAIGAAAFLGGMGGTLWVVNSRSISQTMVGAELMGRYSAAARLFSWGSIPVGAAASGALAQWLGYRVTFGLFAVATTVVIVPFLRIFTPKVLTEVEARIAAR